The Chryseobacterium sp. 52 genome includes a region encoding these proteins:
- a CDS encoding glycosyltransferase family 2 protein encodes MEQPLVTIVVVSYNHSKFIKENLDSIKNQTYKNIQLIVGDDASPDHSADVIERWLQENNFSAEKNFHTQNTGLATMLNECVALAKGKYIKLIAADDFLHPEAIEKSVVSLETLGEEYGMVFTNTHTMDNDSVIIDDIADYDTLGNVDPYIFRKELVKGNRIAALTVLLRTDVVKETGKYDSSFTVEDYYRWLKINEKYLTAYIPEKLAYYRLHPENISKIKAEKIQIETILLQMMFDKEGTVKERVNVQTMKFYLSGMALPPEYRAAYSRYPFHIKRLSLAVKNRLPVSLYKLLNKFI; translated from the coding sequence ATGGAGCAGCCATTAGTAACAATCGTTGTCGTTTCCTATAATCACTCAAAGTTTATTAAGGAAAATCTGGACAGTATAAAAAATCAGACCTATAAAAACATTCAGCTGATTGTAGGTGATGATGCTTCTCCCGATCATTCGGCTGACGTTATTGAACGATGGCTGCAGGAAAACAACTTTTCTGCAGAAAAAAATTTCCATACCCAAAATACAGGCCTGGCCACCATGCTCAATGAGTGTGTTGCCCTTGCAAAAGGAAAATACATCAAGCTTATTGCTGCCGATGATTTTCTGCACCCCGAAGCTATTGAAAAATCGGTTGTAAGTCTGGAAACTTTAGGGGAAGAATACGGAATGGTTTTCACCAACACCCACACTATGGATAATGACAGTGTGATCATAGATGATATCGCTGATTATGATACCTTAGGAAATGTTGATCCTTATATTTTCAGAAAAGAACTGGTAAAAGGCAATAGAATTGCAGCTTTGACAGTCTTATTAAGAACAGATGTTGTAAAAGAGACCGGTAAATATGATTCCAGCTTTACGGTAGAAGACTACTACCGGTGGCTGAAGATCAATGAGAAATACTTAACCGCTTATATCCCTGAAAAATTAGCCTATTACCGCTTGCACCCTGAAAATATTTCAAAAATTAAAGCAGAAAAAATTCAGATAGAAACAATTCTTCTTCAGATGATGTTTGATAAAGAAGGAACCGTGAAAGAAAGAGTAAACGTTCAGACTATGAAATTTTACCTTTCAGGAATGGCTCTTCCGCCGGAATATCGTGCTGCCTATAGCAGATATCCTTTTCACATCAAAAGATTAAGTCTTGCGGTAAAAAACAGGCTTCCTGTTTCATTGTATAAACTTTTAAATAAATTTATTTAA
- a CDS encoding glycosyltransferase family 2 protein: MAPKISVIVPCYNQGIYLDECLQSVMDQTFTNWECLIVNDGSTDETEKIAEKWTKKDSRFQYIHKENGGISSARNTGLEKASGEYIQFLDSDDTIHREKFEKSFSADKDYPLIISQFTIYTNGIHYPGYNRIEKDFLTFEHIVFGWNLKFTIPIHCALISRKLLEGFFFDTALSINEDWLMWIYITKNNPEVLLVDEPMAHYRKEDNKQSLSSDPYKVLRQRTKVLPILKKLYGDDLHDRLAYHMIEVHTTQLSQLKHEFNKATGGKVVSSYLALKRYYYRLFQKKN; the protein is encoded by the coding sequence ATGGCTCCTAAAATTTCTGTTATAGTCCCCTGCTACAATCAGGGCATTTATTTAGATGAATGTCTGCAGTCTGTCATGGATCAGACTTTCACCAACTGGGAATGCCTCATCGTGAATGACGGTTCTACTGATGAAACAGAAAAAATTGCAGAAAAATGGACAAAAAAAGACTCCCGTTTTCAATATATCCATAAAGAAAATGGCGGCATATCTTCCGCAAGAAATACCGGACTTGAAAAAGCTTCGGGAGAATATATCCAGTTTCTGGATTCAGATGATACCATCCACCGTGAAAAGTTTGAAAAAAGTTTTTCCGCAGATAAAGACTATCCCCTGATCATAAGTCAGTTTACGATTTATACGAACGGGATTCATTATCCCGGCTATAACCGTATCGAAAAAGACTTCTTAACATTTGAACATATTGTATTTGGATGGAACCTCAAATTCACCATCCCTATCCATTGCGCCCTGATTTCCAGAAAACTTCTTGAAGGTTTTTTCTTTGATACAGCTTTAAGCATCAATGAAGACTGGCTGATGTGGATCTATATTACCAAAAATAACCCTGAAGTCCTTCTGGTTGATGAACCTATGGCACATTACCGTAAAGAAGATAATAAACAGAGCTTATCCTCTGATCCTTATAAAGTCCTTCGTCAAAGAACGAAAGTTCTTCCTATATTGAAGAAATTATATGGCGATGACCTTCATGACAGGCTTGCTTATCATATGATTGAAGTTCATACCACACAGCTTTCACAGCTTAAACATGAATTCAATAAAGCAACGGGCGGTAAGGTAGTATCCAGTTATCTCGCCCTGAAAAGATATTATTACCGGCTTTTCCAGAAAAAAAACTGA
- a CDS encoding glycosyltransferase — MTSSVALCTYNGETYIAEQLDSILSQTSPVSEVIICDDGSTDGTLEVLSRYVKQYPEIIKVYQNPENLGYVGNFEKAMSLCSGDIVLLCDQDDRWYNNKIKAVTEIFKNHKNINVICHNIRLFGEFLKSSEAIVYWQMESFDPENFTKPGDILKRLLYQGNVFPGMSMAIRNVFLKTHLPLKRVNSVIIHDYELLLLAADQSSLWVEKNILGEYRIHPKQNIGYKAFSEFNASEVKTISREDLFKVFQRYPFVKKVVSELNLNINLNAGYVEYCHHTYKDYLKKLPLPDRLVNQIKMKYYFHIFDYLK, encoded by the coding sequence ATGACCTCATCCGTAGCACTTTGTACCTATAACGGCGAAACATATATCGCCGAACAGCTGGACAGTATTCTGAGCCAGACGAGTCCGGTATCTGAGGTGATTATCTGTGATGACGGTTCAACGGATGGTACTCTGGAAGTTCTTTCCCGTTACGTAAAACAGTATCCGGAAATCATCAAAGTGTATCAAAATCCTGAAAATTTAGGCTATGTTGGTAATTTTGAGAAAGCAATGAGTCTTTGTTCCGGTGATATTGTTCTTCTGTGTGACCAGGACGACCGTTGGTATAACAATAAAATCAAAGCGGTCACTGAGATCTTCAAAAATCATAAAAACATCAACGTTATATGCCATAATATCAGACTGTTTGGAGAGTTTCTGAAAAGTTCTGAAGCGATAGTTTACTGGCAGATGGAATCTTTTGATCCTGAAAATTTCACAAAACCCGGAGACATTCTCAAGCGGCTTTTATATCAGGGAAATGTATTTCCGGGAATGAGTATGGCCATCCGCAATGTATTTCTTAAAACTCATTTGCCTTTAAAAAGAGTAAATTCAGTGATCATTCACGACTATGAACTTCTTCTTCTCGCTGCTGATCAAAGCTCACTCTGGGTAGAGAAAAACATTCTGGGAGAATACCGCATCCATCCCAAGCAGAATATCGGATACAAAGCTTTTTCTGAATTCAATGCTTCGGAAGTGAAAACCATCTCCAGAGAGGATCTTTTCAAGGTATTCCAAAGATATCCTTTCGTAAAGAAAGTAGTCTCTGAACTGAACTTAAATATAAATCTCAATGCAGGATATGTAGAATACTGCCATCATACTTATAAAGACTATCTCAAAAAGCTCCCTCTTCCGGATCGTCTTGTGAATCAAATAAAAATGAAATACTATTTTCATATATTTGATTACCTGAAATAA
- a CDS encoding NAD-dependent epimerase/dehydratase family protein, with protein MIIGNGIIANAVRYYDTDNIVFFASGVSNSLETRASEFEREFSLLKTVLAENKDRKLIYFSTLSIHDQSKQNSPYVLHKKAIEDYIKMYSDHFLILRVGNIVGKGGNPNTLFNFLTTQITHNKEFTLHLKARRLLLDIEDISQFLGTHCLNVENKTINLAFPYYYDLKEIINAIEKKTLKKAAFSETDEGDFYKVDFDEDIETFFTGKSPEDYLKTLTQKYI; from the coding sequence ATGATTATTGGAAATGGTATTATAGCCAACGCTGTAAGATATTATGACACAGACAATATAGTCTTCTTTGCTTCAGGAGTCTCCAATTCGCTGGAAACAAGAGCTTCAGAATTTGAAAGAGAATTTTCTCTTCTGAAAACTGTACTTGCCGAAAATAAAGACAGAAAACTGATCTACTTTTCTACTTTAAGTATTCATGACCAATCCAAACAGAACAGCCCGTATGTCCTGCATAAAAAAGCGATTGAAGATTATATCAAGATGTATTCTGATCACTTCCTCATTTTAAGAGTAGGTAATATCGTAGGAAAAGGAGGAAATCCAAATACCCTGTTTAATTTTCTTACCACTCAGATTACCCATAACAAAGAATTTACGCTCCATTTAAAGGCCAGAAGGCTGCTCCTGGATATTGAAGACATCTCTCAGTTTTTAGGGACTCACTGCCTGAATGTGGAAAATAAAACCATCAATCTTGCTTTTCCGTATTATTATGATTTAAAAGAGATCATCAATGCGATAGAAAAAAAGACCCTTAAAAAAGCTGCTTTTTCTGAAACGGATGAAGGCGATTTTTACAAAGTGGATTTTGATGAAGATATAGAAACGTTTTTCACCGGAAAATCGCCGGAAGATTATTTAAAAACTTTAACCCAAAAGTATATTTAA